The genomic DNA ACGGAAAAAACGCTCAATGGCCCAGCTCAGTTCGCTTTCGCTGCGGCCCGGAGTCAGCTCCCCCGCCACCCAGTCCAGCATTTTGTGGTTGAGGGCAAAGGATTTTTCCAGCGCGGCGATTTCGGCGGCGTCCTTGATCAGGCGCAGGTCTTCCACCAGGCCGTCGGCGGCCTCCAGGCACAGGCCGGGCCCGGCCTGGGTCAGGGCCCTGGCAAAGGCCAGGCTCACGCCGCGGGCCTCCAGGCCCACGCGGCCGCCGCAGCGGCGCAGCAGGCGGCAGAGCCCTTCCACGCCGTCGCCGCCGTAAATAAAAATGCGGTCTTCGTCCCACAGCCGGGCGGCGGCATCGGCGTAGCGGGCGTCAGTGGCCAGCCAGTCCCGCCCGTCGGCGGTGACGACCAGGCGGCCGGCGCTTTCGTTGCACTGCGGATCGTGCAGTTCAAAGCCGGAAAGATAGTAGCGGTTGGCGGCGTGGCTTACCAGCAAGGCGTCCAGGCCGCGGGCGCGCATGGCCCGACGCAGATTTTCGCGCCGGGCGGCGTAGGTTTGCTTCATGGTGCACACTCTCCTGTTTGCAGTGTAGCGTCTTGCGGGCCGACTGAAAAGGGCGCGGAGCCGAACAGCCCCACGCCCTGTTTTTTCAAATGGTTACATTGCCGTCAGCCCTGCTGCATGGCGGTGATGAGCTCCTGCAGGCGTTGGGCCTGGGCCGTAAGGTGGCCCACGGCCTCGGCGGCCTCGTGCATGGCCTCCGTGTTCTGGGCGGCAATGGCGTTGACCTGAACAATGGACTGGTTGATCTCTTCACTGGCGGCGGACTGCTCCTCGCCGGCGGCGGCGATGGCGCGCACCTGATCGGCGGCGGCCTCCACCTGGCTCACGATCTGCCGCAGGGCCTCGCCGGACTGGCTGGCGAAGCCGGTGGCGGTCTGCACTTCCTTGAGGGCGTTGTCCATGCCGGTCACGCTTTTGTCCGCGCTTTCCTGGATGGCGGCGATGGCGCTGCCCACGTCCTTGGTGGCGGTCATGGTTTTTTCCGCCAGTTTGCGCACTTCGTCGGCCACCACGGCAAAGCCGCGCCCGGCCTCGCCCGCGCGGGCGGCCTCAATGGCCGCGTTGAGGGCCAGCAGATTGGTCTGATCCGCAATGTCCGAGATGACGCCCATAATCCGGCTGATGGCCTGGGCGTGCGCGTCGAGGCGGGTCATGTCTTCCTTGAGCTCCAGGGAGACGGCCTGGACCTGATCGATGCTCTGCAGGGCCTTACCCACGATGTCCGCCCCCGATACGGCCCCGGCCCTGGCTTCGGCGGAAACCCGCGCCGCGTCGGAGGCGTTTTTGGCCACTTCCTGCACGGAGGCGTTCATCTCGTTCATGGCCGTGGCGGCTTCGTCCAGACGACGGGCGGATTCGCCGGCGGCCGTGTCAGACTGACCGATGCGCGCGGCCAGCGCCTGCGCGGCGGAGGAAATGACGGCCACCGCTTCTTCCAGATGCCCGGCGGCGGCCAGCATGCCGTCCCGTTTGGCCTGCTCTGCGGCCTGGCGGGCCTGCTCCGCCTGCTGCGTGGCGGCCTTGGCCAGGCTGGTCTGCTTTTCGGCCTCGGCGCTCTTCTGCTCCGCCGTGCTGACCATATCTTTGAGGTTGCGCACCATCTCGGCCAGGGCCCCCTGCAGGGCGGCCAGCTCGCCGTAAAAGCCCGCACCGTTCAGCTGTACGCTCAGATCGCCACCGGCGATCTGCCGGGCCGAGGCCACCAGCTTGTCCAGGGGCCGGTTGATGGAACGGACGATAAGGAAGGAAAGGCCCAAAGCCAGGAGGGTAATGGCCGCGCTGATAAGGCCCATGGCGCGCATGTCCGCATAGGCGGCGGCGAAGATTTCATCCTTGGCCTGGAGGGCGGCGATCTTCCAGCCGAATTCCGTGGAACGCACCGTGGCGAGCATGGGCACGCCCCGCACGGTCACGGCCAGCATGCCGTCCTTAGCGGCCAGCAGGGCTTCCAGGCCGGGATCCTTGACTTCCTGACCGATGACCTTGCCGGCAAAGTCCTCGTTTCTGGGGTCGGAAAGGATGCGCCCACCCTGTTCAAGCAGCATGAAGTAGCCGGTCTTGCCGAAGTTCATGTCCTTGAAGCGGGCGGAAAGCCCCGCCAGGGAAACGTCCACGCCGAGCACGCCGGTGAGGCCGCCTGCCGCGTCAAACATCTTGTGGGTGACGGCAAAGACCATCTCGCCGGTATAGGAGAGGTAGCTCTGCGAAATGCCGCAGACCTCCGGGGAGGCTTTGCGCGCCACATACCAGGGCCGCCTGGACATGTCGAAGCCCGGAGCCACCTCCGCATTGTCAAAGGAGGAGGCGTAGTTGCCGTCCTCATAACCGGCGTAGACCTCGGCATAGTCCGCATAGGCCTTGTCCATGCGCACAAATTTGCGCAGCACGTTCCGCGCCGTCCAGGAAAGGTCCTTGTGGCGAAACACAGATTTGCTGGTCGTGGATTTGTAGGTGGGGAAGGCGTCGCCCGCGGCGGCCACGTCCGGATCCTTGGCCAGGAGCGCGGCGTTGTTCTCGGCCGTGTGCAGGAACTGGGTCACATAAACGCCCATAAGGCGCAGCTGCCGCTGGACCGCAGTGCGGTAAGCGTCTTCCGCCTCCTGGCGCAGCGAAAAGGCGGCGTTGGTCATGATGCCCGCCGCCAGGAGGACGGTGGTGAGAAGAAAGCCCAGAATAATGCGCAGACGTATGCTCATGCGTCACCTGTCTTTGCCCGCCGCATCTGGCGACGGGGAACGCGGCGGGGGGATGGGACGGCCGGCGCTCCGCAATCCGGCCTTGACGCCGCCGGCCCCCGTGGACGCGAAATGGACGGCGCGATTGTTCCGCCGCCCTTCTTATCGGCACGGTGCAAAAAAAGTTAGGGAGAGTATCTGCGCCGCCCCGCGTGATGATTGAACAATATCCATAAAAAATGAAATTTAATATCAATAAAAGCCGCGCGGACAAAGCCGCAGCGCGCCAGGGCAGTTCAACTTTGAAATGTCCTGGCGGCTGCGCGAGCAGACGCCCGCTGTGGAGGCATAAGTGCAATTTATTTGCGCTGTTAAGCGCCGAAACGAGCGTGCGTCAACGTTGAGAATGCCTATTCGCAACGTTAATCTGCTCTATGGATAGCGCCGGACGCATTGCCAGAGCTGCCAGGGGGCCTTATCCTTCAAGGCAAGGCGAAGCCCTCGCGCAGGCCGCGCGGGGGCTGGCCTTGCAACAGTACCCAAGCAACCAACGGCCACGGCCGTCAAGGATTCTCCATGAACTACAGAACCGTTACGGACGACGTTACCGGCCGCCGCACCACGGACGGCGCGGGCGTGCGCCTGGTCCGCGTGCTGGGCGACCCCACAGTGGCGCGCTTTGATCCCTTTCTGATGCTGGACGCCTTTGATTCCCGCGATCCGCAGGACTACGTCAAGGGCTTTCCCCTGCATCCCCACCGGGGCATTGAAACCTTTACCTATCTGATCGCCGGCGAGATCGACCACAAGGACAGCCTGGGCAACGCCGGGGCCATCCGCGACGGCGACTGCCAGTGGATGACCGCCGGCAGCGGCATCCTGCATGAGGAAATGCCCCGCGCCTCGCCGCGCATGCTGGGCCTGCAGCTCTGGATCAACCTGCCCCGCAGGGACAAGATGGCCCCGCCCCAATACCGGGACATCACTGCCGCCCAGGTGCCGCGCCTGGATGAAGAAAGCGCCCTGGTGGCCGTGGTGGCCGGCGAGTATGCGGGCGTGGCGGGCGCGGCCCAAGGGGACTATGTGCCCGTGCGCTTTCTGGACGTGACCCTCAGACCCGGCAAAACCTGGACGACGGCTGTCCCACCGCAGGACACGGCCTTCGCCTACATTCTGGAAGGCGCGGCCGCCCTGGCCCCGGCGGGCACGCCCCTGGAAGCGCGCCACGCCTGCCTGCTGGGCGCGGGCGATACGGCGGCCTTTACCGGCGGCTCGCAGGGCGCGCGGATGGTGCTGGTTTCCGGCCCGCCCCTGCGCGAGCCCGTGGCCTGGGGCGGCCCCATTGTCATGAATACGGAAGCGGAACTGCGCGCGGCCTACCAGGAGCTGGAAGACGGCACGTTTATCCGCCATGCCGATCCCGCCCTGCGGCTGCGGTAGACGACAAAAATCCCGCGCGCAAAGGGCGGACGGCCAACAGGTCAGGCGTATCTGGCGCTGATTTCCTCGCCCGCGGCGGCCACGTCGGCCCGCATTTTTTCGCGGGCGCTTTCCATCTTTGCGGCCAGAGCCGGATCGCCCAGGGCCAGAATCTGCGCGGCCAGCCAGGCCGCATTGCGCGCTCCGGCCTTATCCAGGGCCACGGTGGCCACCGGGAAACCGGGGGGCATCTGCACGGTGGAGAAAAGCGCGTCCATGCCCGCCAGGCTCGCGCCGCCGATGGGGATGCCAATGACCGGGCGGATGGTGCGGGCGGCTACGGCCCCGGCCAGGTGCGCGGCCATGCCCGCCGCGCAGATGAAAACCTGCGCGCCTTCGGCCTCGTAGCGGCGCACCAGCTCCACGGTGCGGTCCGGGGTGCGGTGGGCCGAGCTGACAGTCATAACGCAGCTCACGCCCAGGCCCCGCAGCACGTCCACACAGGGGGCCACTTTCTCCTCGTCAGATCTGGACCCCATAAAAATAACCACTTGCGGCATAATGCATTCTCCCTGTTGTCTTGTTGCCCTGCTGCAGGCCGCGCGAACCGGGCAGAAACTCCCTACCCTAACCGGCGCAAGCCCTTGTCGCCGATATCCTTGCGATAGAAGCTCTGGGGCATGCGGATGCGCTCCACAGCGGCGTAAGCGGCCTTTTGCGCGGCGGCCAGGCCGTCGCCCAGCGCGGTGACGCAGAGCACGCGCCCGCCGTTGGAAAGGATCTGGCCGTCTGTGAGGCTGGTGCCGCTATGGAAAACCTTGACCCCAGGCAGGGCTTCGGCTTCGTCAAGGCCCGCGATGGGCAGGCCCTTGGGGTAGCTGCCGGGGTAGCCCGCCGCGGCAAGCACCACGCCCAGGGCGGTCTGCGAGCTTTGCTGCAGCTTTGCGGGGTCCAGGCGGCCGTGCACGGCGTCCAGCATAATGGCGGGCAGATCGCCCTGAAGGCGCATGAGCAGGGGCTGGCATTCCGGGTCGCCGAAGCGCACGTTGTATTCCAGCACCTTGGGGCCCTGAGCGGTGAGCATGAGGCCCGCGTACAGCACGCCCACAAAGGGGTGGCCGTCCTTGGCCAGCACGCGCAGGATGGGCCGCACTGTGGCGTCGGCCATGGCCTCCAGCTGGTCGTCGGGCAGCACGGGCGCGGGGCTGTAGGCCCCCATGCCGCCGGTGTTGGGGCCCTGGTCCCCATCGTAGACGCGCTTGTGGTCCTGGGCCGAGGGCAGGGGCAGGGCGCGTTCGCCGTCGCAAAGGCAAAGGAAGGAGGCTTCCTCGCCCACCAGGCATTCTTCAATCACCACCAGGTTGCCCGCGTCGCCGAAGGCGCGGAGGCCCATGATTTCGTCCACGGCGGCCAGGGCCTCGGCCTCTGTCTGGGCCACAATGACGCCCTTGCCCGCGGCCAGGCCGTCGGCCTTGACCACCAGGGGCGCGC from Desulfovibrio legallii includes the following:
- a CDS encoding pirin family protein, with amino-acid sequence MNYRTVTDDVTGRRTTDGAGVRLVRVLGDPTVARFDPFLMLDAFDSRDPQDYVKGFPLHPHRGIETFTYLIAGEIDHKDSLGNAGAIRDGDCQWMTAGSGILHEEMPRASPRMLGLQLWINLPRRDKMAPPQYRDITAAQVPRLDEESALVAVVAGEYAGVAGAAQGDYVPVRFLDVTLRPGKTWTTAVPPQDTAFAYILEGAAALAPAGTPLEARHACLLGAGDTAAFTGGSQGARMVLVSGPPLREPVAWGGPIVMNTEAELRAAYQELEDGTFIRHADPALRLR
- the purE gene encoding 5-(carboxyamino)imidazole ribonucleotide mutase, with amino-acid sequence MPQVVIFMGSRSDEEKVAPCVDVLRGLGVSCVMTVSSAHRTPDRTVELVRRYEAEGAQVFICAAGMAAHLAGAVAARTIRPVIGIPIGGASLAGMDALFSTVQMPPGFPVATVALDKAGARNAAWLAAQILALGDPALAAKMESAREKMRADVAAAGEEISARYA
- a CDS encoding M24 family metallopeptidase, producing MKQTYAARRENLRRAMRARGLDALLVSHAANRYYLSGFELHDPQCNESAGRLVVTADGRDWLATDARYADAAARLWDEDRIFIYGGDGVEGLCRLLRRCGGRVGLEARGVSLAFARALTQAGPGLCLEAADGLVEDLRLIKDAAEIAALEKSFALNHKMLDWVAGELTPGRSESELSWAIERFFRENGATELAFANIVAVGKNAALPHAVPGADTITENCPVLIDVGCRVEAYCSDQTRTFWVGEAPTAAFSRALELTRAAQEAALKAMRPGLPLAEAYALARRVFEKADAAQAFTHGLGHGVGLETHEAPSLSPRAQGALRPGMTVTVEPGLYYPQWGGVRWEYTVLVEEDGVRIL
- a CDS encoding methyl-accepting chemotaxis protein translates to MSIRLRIILGFLLTTVLLAAGIMTNAAFSLRQEAEDAYRTAVQRQLRLMGVYVTQFLHTAENNAALLAKDPDVAAAGDAFPTYKSTTSKSVFRHKDLSWTARNVLRKFVRMDKAYADYAEVYAGYEDGNYASSFDNAEVAPGFDMSRRPWYVARKASPEVCGISQSYLSYTGEMVFAVTHKMFDAAGGLTGVLGVDVSLAGLSARFKDMNFGKTGYFMLLEQGGRILSDPRNEDFAGKVIGQEVKDPGLEALLAAKDGMLAVTVRGVPMLATVRSTEFGWKIAALQAKDEIFAAAYADMRAMGLISAAITLLALGLSFLIVRSINRPLDKLVASARQIAGGDLSVQLNGAGFYGELAALQGALAEMVRNLKDMVSTAEQKSAEAEKQTSLAKAATQQAEQARQAAEQAKRDGMLAAAGHLEEAVAVISSAAQALAARIGQSDTAAGESARRLDEAATAMNEMNASVQEVAKNASDAARVSAEARAGAVSGADIVGKALQSIDQVQAVSLELKEDMTRLDAHAQAISRIMGVISDIADQTNLLALNAAIEAARAGEAGRGFAVVADEVRKLAEKTMTATKDVGSAIAAIQESADKSVTGMDNALKEVQTATGFASQSGEALRQIVSQVEAAADQVRAIAAAGEEQSAASEEINQSIVQVNAIAAQNTEAMHEAAEAVGHLTAQAQRLQELITAMQQG
- the purD gene encoding phosphoribosylamine--glycine ligase; translated protein: MRILVIGSGGREHALVWKFLQSPQVSAVLAAPGNGGTARDGARNVPVAVDDLDGLVALAQAERIDLVAPGPELPLTLGIADRMRAAGIPCFGPDAYGARLEGSKAFAKEIMRRAGVPTAQSAVFSEAAAAREHIRRVGAPLVVKADGLAAGKGVIVAQTEAEALAAVDEIMGLRAFGDAGNLVVIEECLVGEEASFLCLCDGERALPLPSAQDHKRVYDGDQGPNTGGMGAYSPAPVLPDDQLEAMADATVRPILRVLAKDGHPFVGVLYAGLMLTAQGPKVLEYNVRFGDPECQPLLMRLQGDLPAIMLDAVHGRLDPAKLQQSSQTALGVVLAAAGYPGSYPKGLPIAGLDEAEALPGVKVFHSGTSLTDGQILSNGGRVLCVTALGDGLAAAQKAAYAAVERIRMPQSFYRKDIGDKGLRRLG